CTGCGTAAGAACAATACATCCGCATCATTTATGGTCGTATGATATTCGCTGAACTGATGACGATCTTCCAATGGCGCCTCTGTTTTTCCTTTGCTCAATCCATCAATAAAATACCAGATCATTTGTGCGATCTGTATCGCTGTTAATTCATCCACATCAAGCTTGGCATTGTAACCATAAATACCCAGCGTACTTAACTGGTCGCTCAATCCTGCATAACGGGTGAGTGTGCAAATGTCCTGTCCGTTCAATCCGTTCGGCGATGTGCGGTTCGCAGGCGCATACGCATTTGCCATTGCTGCAATATCAACACTCAGCATATCGCTGCTGCGGATCACCGGTTCCATTTCTTCCAATGCATCTTTCACCACACCTACACGGAAACAATCGAATCGCAATCGATCCATTGTTTGCAAAATAGTTGGGTGTACATAATAACTCTGGAACGCCATATGGTTGTAATGGCGGATAAAATTCGGTTCACCCGTGAGCATCTCCATCAAAAAGTTTTCACTGCGCACAGGTGTATCGTTACTCAGGTTAATGAATGCATCCACGCAACTTGCTTCAATAATTTGCTTGCGTTGCACATACGCACCATATTGTGCCAGCGTAAGATCATGACTGCCGCCAAGTATCAGCACCGTTTTCTTTGCATCAACCAGTTCTTTGATCACCGCTTTGGCTGCGGCATAGGTATCTTTTAATGCAGCACCCGCCATCACATTACCAATATCAGCAATTTTCACATCGGGGTGCCAGTTGTATAAACGGTATAAATTTTTACGGATGGCCGTTGGTGATTCGCCCAACGAAACTCCGTTACCTGTACCTCTTTCATCGGTGATACCAACGATCACCAGGTCAATATCCGTCAGATCGGGAAACAGGAATGCATAGGTTTGGATATGCCGGCCCAGCTGCGCCTCATTCAATTCTTCATCGCCTAATACTGCTGAAAGATCAACCGGCTGCAAAAAATCTTCAATTATCTGTGAATCACTCATGTGTTTTCGTTTCGGTGGCAAACATAAGAAAGAAGGTAGAAGAAAATCCAAAAACCAAGGGACAAGGCTCAAGGCACAAGAAAACAGGTTCCCCGAGCTAAGATCACGCCCAACCCATAACTCATAACCATTAACTTTTAACCTTCTTAAACTTATAGCCAGAAACTATCCACTACAAACTGCGAAGAATTATCTTTGCCGCATGGAACAGGTGTTACAACAGATCGAGACTTTAAAGAAAGAAATTGAAACGTTACAGATCGACAGTGCCAAGGCGCTGGAAGAGTACCGTATCAAATTTCTTGGCACCAAAGGTTTGGTGAAAGCGCTCATGGGCGAAATGAAAAATGTGGCCAACGAACAGAAGAAAGCGTTCGGTCAAAACATGAATGAGTTCAAACAGTTTGCCGAAGCGAAATACGAAGAGTGGAAAGCGTTGACCGGAAACGGTACTGATGATACAGCAACTAAAGTTGATCTCACATTGCCTGGTGATGCATTGCCTATCGGCAGCCGTCACCCCATCAGTTTGATGCGCAATCGCATGGTAAATATTTTCCAGCGTTTGGGTTTCTCTGTTGCCGAAGGACCGGAAATTGATGACGACTTCCACAACTTCACCGCATTAAATCTTCCCGAAAATCATCCTGCACGTGATATGCAGGATACATTTTATATCAGCACCGATCCTGCATGGCTGTTACGTACGCACACAAGCAATGTGCAGATTCATGAAATGCAAAAGGGCAAACTGCCGATCCGCATTATTACACCGGGTCGTGTGTATCGTAACGAAACCATCAGCGCAAGAAGTCATTGCTTCTTCCATCAAATAGAAGGTTTGTATGTTGATGAGAAAGTAAGCTTTGCCGATCTCAAACAAACACTCTACTTCTTTGTGCAGGAAATGTTTGGCAAAGATGTGAAGGTTCGTTTCCGTCCTTCTTACTTTCCGTTCACTGAACCAAGTGCAGAAATGGACATCAGTTGTTTATTATGTAATGGCGAAGGTTGCAGTGTGTGTAAGAAAACAGGTTGGTTAGAAATTCTTGGTTGCGGCATGGTGCATCCGAAAGTGTTGGAGAACTGCGGCATCGACAGTAATAAATATTCAGGCTTTGCATTTGGTATGGGCATCGAACGCCCAGCTTTGCTGAAGTATGGTATTAAAGACATTCGTTTGTTTAGTGAGAACGATGTGCGGTTTTTAAAACAATTTACGGGAGCGGTTTAAGAAAGTTGATAGTTCATAGTGGATAGTGTGAACCCGGCTGTATCAATACTTTTTAACTTCGGTTGCGTCGCACTCTTGTACATTCAGTAATTCTATTCGACAAATGTCTGAACCAGGATTTAGGCAGATTTTTTCCCGGAGAACCTAATGAAGAAAGCTAAATGACTTTATATGAATAGAATTGTTTCCTTGTTTCTTCTTTCAATAACTGTTTTGTGTGTTTCCTGTAACCGTGCAAAAGAAAAAGCAAAAGAAGCCATTAATAAAACCGGTGAAACGGTTGGCAAAGGTGTTTCTGAATTTGCAGACGGAGTAAAAGAAGGCGTAACAAAAACCTTTGACTGTAAAGTACTGCTTTCGAATGATCTTACCAGTAAAGGTGTAGGTGCCGGAAAATTCAGTATCGAATCTGACAGTACAAACGATAATAAACTAGTTGTTTACCTCATCTTCGATAAAGACTTCAATCAGCCAATCAGAGCAAAAGTATTTGATGTAGATAATAAAGAATACGGTCGCACATCAGTAGCAGTAACAGGAAAAGCTGGTGAAGCCAGGTTTATTGATTTTGTTTTTGATCAGCGAACCGATATCGAAACGAGAAGTAAAATTGTTTTGGAGTAACAACCCCATCTTCTAAATCCTAATCATCTCCCCAAATCATGGTTCAGACTTTATGCGTTTGCGGTGCAGGAACTATGGGCAGCGGTATTGCACAGGCTGCTGCACAAAGCGGCATCTATACACTACTCTTTGATCTGAACACTGAAGTATTACAAAAAGCTGAAGCATCCATCAATTCCAATCTCGACAGTTTAGTTGCAAAACAAAAAATAACGGAAGAACAACGCAACAATATAAAAGGCAATCTTCAATATATCAACGACATCAATGGTTGCATTGCCGATGTAATTATTGAAGCCATCATTGAAAAGCCCGAAGCAAAAATTGCCTTGTTCAATCAACTGGCAGAGATCAATCACAGCGATACAATTTTCGCAAGTAACACTTCTTCGTTATCCATTTCACTTTTACAGAAATCAATACAGAAACCACAACGGGTTGCAGGTTTGCATTTCTTTAATCCTGCCACCATTATGAAATTAGTTGAAGTGGTTCGTGGTGAACAAACCAATCAAGAAGTAATTGAACAGTTGGTTGCGTTAACAATACAGATGAACAAAACTCCTGTCATCTGTAAAGATTCTCCCGGCTTTATTGTAAATCGTGTTGCACGACCTTACTATATTGAAGCACTGAAATTAGTGGAAGATGGCATTGCCGATTTTGCAACAGTAGATGCACTAATGGAAGCAAGTGGTTTTAAAATGGGACCGTTCAAACTCATGGATCTTATTGGCAACGATATTAACTATGCTGTAAGCTGCAGTGTGTATGAGCAACTCGGTCAACCCGAACGTTTGAAACCATCACCTATTCAAAAAGAAAAAGTAGAATCAAATAAGCTCGGTCGTAAAACCGGTGAGGGTTACTATAAATATTGAAACACATTGCATGAAAACATCGTACTTCGTGGCTCTTAAATCGTACTTCGCATGATCTTCGTTACCGGCGGCGCAGGTTTAGTTGGCTCGGCTTTATTGAAACAGTTGTTGCAGGAAAAGCAGGGACCCATCAAAGCATTGTACCGCACATCAATGCCCTTACTGTTGAGCGAAGAAGAAAAACAACAGATCGAATGGATCAAAGGCGATGTGCTTGATGTAAATCTGCTCAGCGATATTATGCAGGATTGCAAACAGGTGTACCATAGTGCAGCTGTTGTATCATACCACAGCAGTCGCAGGCAGCAGATGTACAAGATCAATATTGAAGGCACGGCCAACATGGTGAACATGGCGCTGGAGAATAATATTGATAAGTTCATTCATGTAAGTTCGGTTGCAGCTGTCGGTCGTTTAAGGCAAGGCGAGCTCATTACTGAAAAAACAGAATGGACTGAAGAGACGAACAACTCACACTACGGCAAAACAAAATATTTATCAGAGATGGAGGTTTGGCGTGGCATCGGCGAAGGTTTGAATGCTGCCATCGTTAATCCTTCCGTTATACTGGGCGAATCGAACTGGGAAAATGGTTCGGTAGCTATCTTCAAAAAAATTCATGGCCAATTTCCCTGGTACAGCGAAGGCGGCACCGGCTTTGTTGATGCAAAAGATGTAGCTGAGGTCATGATCCGTTTAATGAACAGCGATATTTCAGCTGAACGTTTTTTGTTAAGTGCAGAACATTTAAGCTTTCGTGATTTGTTCAATAAGATTGCAGATGGATTTGGTGTTCGTGCACCGCAGCGTTTAGCAAAACCGTGGATGGGCAATCTTGTTTGGCGCATGGAAGCACTCAAAGCTATGTTCAGTAATAAAGAACCCTTGCTCACAAGAGAAACGGCCAGCACCGCCCAGGTGAAAACTTTCTACGATGCATCAAAAGTGCAACAGATGTTACCGGGTTTTAGCTTTACACCTATCGATGAAACGGTGAAGCGTACCTGTAATTGGCTTATCGACCATTACGGTTTAAAATAGGTATGCCATACTTCCGGCAACCTGTTACTTTTCATCATAGTGTTGTAAGTATTGCATACCTGAACACCCACGATTTCCTCACATCAACCGTTTGCAGTACAGAGGCATAAAAAACTTGGTTTATCTTCATAATGATTGCTGCCACGTGCAGTTGTGTGTAAGATTTAAAACAACCATTGCCTCAACCCAACTAACTGCACATGTCTATTTCCAAACCCCATTTAAGTTTTTGGCAGATCATTAATATGAATGTTGGCTTCTTCGGCATTCAGTACAGCTTTGGTTTGCAGCAAAGTGCCGTCA
The DNA window shown above is from Lacibacter sp. H375 and carries:
- a CDS encoding NAD-dependent epimerase/dehydratase family protein, with the protein product MIFVTGGAGLVGSALLKQLLQEKQGPIKALYRTSMPLLLSEEEKQQIEWIKGDVLDVNLLSDIMQDCKQVYHSAAVVSYHSSRRQQMYKINIEGTANMVNMALENNIDKFIHVSSVAAVGRLRQGELITEKTEWTEETNNSHYGKTKYLSEMEVWRGIGEGLNAAIVNPSVILGESNWENGSVAIFKKIHGQFPWYSEGGTGFVDAKDVAEVMIRLMNSDISAERFLLSAEHLSFRDLFNKIADGFGVRAPQRLAKPWMGNLVWRMEALKAMFSNKEPLLTRETASTAQVKTFYDASKVQQMLPGFSFTPIDETVKRTCNWLIDHYGLK
- a CDS encoding 3-hydroxyacyl-CoA dehydrogenase NAD-binding domain-containing protein, whose translation is MVQTLCVCGAGTMGSGIAQAAAQSGIYTLLFDLNTEVLQKAEASINSNLDSLVAKQKITEEQRNNIKGNLQYINDINGCIADVIIEAIIEKPEAKIALFNQLAEINHSDTIFASNTSSLSISLLQKSIQKPQRVAGLHFFNPATIMKLVEVVRGEQTNQEVIEQLVALTIQMNKTPVICKDSPGFIVNRVARPYYIEALKLVEDGIADFATVDALMEASGFKMGPFKLMDLIGNDINYAVSCSVYEQLGQPERLKPSPIQKEKVESNKLGRKTGEGYYKY
- a CDS encoding arginase family protein; amino-acid sequence: MSDSQIIEDFLQPVDLSAVLGDEELNEAQLGRHIQTYAFLFPDLTDIDLVIVGITDERGTGNGVSLGESPTAIRKNLYRLYNWHPDVKIADIGNVMAGAALKDTYAAAKAVIKELVDAKKTVLILGGSHDLTLAQYGAYVQRKQIIEASCVDAFINLSNDTPVRSENFLMEMLTGEPNFIRHYNHMAFQSYYVHPTILQTMDRLRFDCFRVGVVKDALEEMEPVIRSSDMLSVDIAAMANAYAPANRTSPNGLNGQDICTLTRYAGLSDQLSTLGIYGYNAKLDVDELTAIQIAQMIWYFIDGLSKGKTEAPLEDRHQFSEYHTTINDADVLFLRSHKTGRWWMQMPNKKFIACSATDYQLAIHSEIPERWLRAQERD
- the pheS gene encoding phenylalanine--tRNA ligase subunit alpha, whose protein sequence is MEQVLQQIETLKKEIETLQIDSAKALEEYRIKFLGTKGLVKALMGEMKNVANEQKKAFGQNMNEFKQFAEAKYEEWKALTGNGTDDTATKVDLTLPGDALPIGSRHPISLMRNRMVNIFQRLGFSVAEGPEIDDDFHNFTALNLPENHPARDMQDTFYISTDPAWLLRTHTSNVQIHEMQKGKLPIRIITPGRVYRNETISARSHCFFHQIEGLYVDEKVSFADLKQTLYFFVQEMFGKDVKVRFRPSYFPFTEPSAEMDISCLLCNGEGCSVCKKTGWLEILGCGMVHPKVLENCGIDSNKYSGFAFGMGIERPALLKYGIKDIRLFSENDVRFLKQFTGAV